In the genome of Lathyrus oleraceus cultivar Zhongwan6 chromosome 4, CAAS_Psat_ZW6_1.0, whole genome shotgun sequence, the window aataaccatgtttttcaaattaaatcTCTAAATAACtattttttcaaaagaaaaatcAAGATAACCATATTTCCTAACTGATGCGTTAAACTGACATATCCATTTAggtttaagaggaggcgccacTGGAGCTGGCGCATGCTCCTAATGGCCATGCATGTAGGTGTCATGCCTCTTGGCGCATGTATGTGTGGTGTTATATGCATTAGCGCATACATATACTACATAGTGTATGCGCCAATGCATTTGGCGCATGCacctttattttatttttttaattttaaatgttaattttacaattaaataaaaaaaatattaaaaataaaaattatatttatgCTATAATAAAAATTACATGGAATTGACAGGAAATTCAATGATCGACCCGATTGAAACGTCCCTTGTTCCATATCTAGGTGCGTTAGTCTGTCTTCGAAGTCTTCCACGATTTTTCTAAGGTGTTTagggtctttgagtgctgacatgatcTAATGGTGGTTGGTCTGAAGGTCCGGTGGAAGGTCCAGtggtatttgatagatgtgtcatcatttgttctAAATAGCTGGGGGTTCTCGCTAACGGCGCTTCCGTAATTTAGTTCggtgcccatgttgtcgtagttgggtcgATGTGGTTGGCTGAATTGTGGACGGTATAGTTtcccgaattgggacattgaatcgttttggaaacgaatCAATGGTTCCTGGGGTGTAAAACAATAGTTGGGTGTTGTGGTGATGGGATATTTGGATGGTCATTGGTGGGGCTACGATGACATGAATTATATGAATCATCTGAGCTATAAACTGTTGTGTTGgctgcgtatggttgttggtgggtagggtttgattcttggttttgaggttgggtgtgtgacatgaatgagttgcgaggttgggtgtttggttgttgggtgtatgtggtagggtgatggtgtgaggttggtcgtttGGTTTAGGTGGTTTGACATTGTTCTTGGACGAGGActtgttgttgggcgtatgatgatgaatctagttggcgtggatcaatcaaataccttggccCAGACACAAATTGTTGCGTTGTAACCGGCCTAACCATGCCATATActgttgagttggtctagcacccGATATGGCTGATTCGTTTAAGATGCGTTGTCGttgattcctccaatgacgacacatctcttttgcgaagtctctctagtcggaataatcccattgggcatcgactcttttttgatgccaatctcccaaacacgttGGAGATTATGGAATTTATTGCTGCATGCCGAACTGCAATTttacccggtcactctggtgcatctccacagtagtgaaccagataattgatgtttttgctgtccaaactgcatcaccatcatggttaacctgatgatcaagacccatATATGGCCTATAGATAAACTGTACAACAATACGACatgattagatgataaataatttgataattatttttaaatctAAATAGAGTTGTGTAGGGgtattacatcgtctggtccaatgtgatccaatagattgcgatagactactatagcgtgtttcaaacacctattgtagttcacccctctaactgaccacctagataaaaaataattgaaaaatattatttacagttaattGTAATATAAAGTCTAATTAGTTATATGGTAAAGTTTTAAACTTCTTTGTTGCAAACGGGAATATGAATGGCTTCTCGTTTACCGGGGCGAGTGgcgacattcttgaccaacctcatgcttgtagcaaatatgCGCATGAATAAGacgtacaagtattttttttgtTGACATTTTTACACATcgcactatatagatgggccaaaacagctgaaccccaactatatgtgcttaccttatttatgtttcgtaacaacggtaaatacataatattaaCCGTATTACAAGTACTTTCGGGAATTAAAAAAGATTGTGTAAAAGCTATTAAAAAGTTTGACATGGAACTATCAACTGATTACAGAGTTGATAGAACTAATGCAATGAGGTACAAAGTTTATTGTCGAAATGAGCACTGCCTTTtcaggttgtcagcttcgtaccggaagaggagtgattcttgggagattgtatgggaaatataaaggaacgttactgatggcacTGGCAGAAGATGGCAACAAtaacatttttccaatcgcctttgccctagttgaaggggagactgctggggccacatgacaacaaatcttgtggaatcaatgaactctgtcttcaaaggcatccgaAACGTACCTATAACCGCTTTAGCGCAGACACCATATTTCAGGCTAGGGACGATGTTTGAGACaagacgttccaaatggagttcagtgttgcaatctgggcaattgttcagtgatgcttcaatgaaattcattagacacgaagctgccaaagcaaacacatacgtggtcacggtgtttgaccatactaaaggttggtacaatGTTGCTGAGTCCATGGATCGCAATGAAGGCATGCCTATGAGACAATAtagagtggaactagatagaggttggtgcgactgcggaaagttccaagcctttcgtatgccctACTCCCATGCcattgcggcatgttcaaaggtttGAAGGAATCCATCCTACTTActatctgacgtttacaaagtcataagcctatccaatgtttacaaaattagtttttcagtTGTTACAAAAGAGGATTACTGACCAGAATATCAATGGGACATTCTCTGACACAATGAAGTTAtacgaagaaagaaaaagggtcgccTAAATAGCACCCGTATTCAAACCAAAATTGATACGTCGAACAAAATGGTtcgattatgtagttcatgccgtcaaccaggtcacaatcgtactaactgtcatagtgttggaacgagcacaacaagataattttacCTGTACCTCTTTTGCAatatataaaaaacaaatttacttcatatgataactttgtgaggaaataccatcacaaacaaataaaacacattcaacacacatgcaacacataaacaacaacacaaacaactacaacaattAAAATACCATTACTATAACTAAACGATTACAACCAttaaaacaattttgaacatattatgTATCATCCTGCGAACTtctctgtcagtcttaatatccacccattcacgcacttctccattttggtcgaacgtggactcaagccattgaatccttctgatcctttcaccatctgcaatttctccttctaaccaacggttcaacgTTCGATTAAGACATTCAAACGAATCTATATaccaaagtcgaatctttatcggaggtGTGACTGCTGAAAAAATTAAAACGACATTTCTCatgtgaatgtattcagacatggttaaagAACAAAAAATGGAAGGAGATTGAAGTAGAATGAAAGAAATGGGATTGAAGGGTAAGAAGTTGTATGCAAAAATATGGGAGATGCAGATGTTATTTATAGATGAACCATGAAATGCATACGCGAAAGCCCTAGGCACCACACACACAAGCACATGCATGCGTCAGATACCATGACGCCTACATGCAATAGAATAGGGAGCATGCGTCAATGGAGTTGACGTCTCCTTTGAATATTTATTGGATGCGTAACGCATCAGATAAAGAAGTTGATTATTTTGgtaattattttaaaaaattgattatcttgataattaaattaaaaaacatgattttttttccttgatttgcttcatatttaaattttgaatatgattttgacCCAACCCGACAAGTTATCCAACCATAATGAAATTTAAAAGAGCCAATTCAATAATAATTAAATTTAATACTAACTAATATAAAATCTTAAATTATTTTCTTACTTTAACACTCATGCTCAATTCGCAAAACACTCTCTTCATCATTCTGAATTTGAGTTAACCAGTGATGCTGAAATTCTTGACTACCACTGCTCTTGTttgcaacaacaacaacaacactatGTTCCTCCTACTCACAACACCATCTGCAAAACACTACTACCCATCCATTTTCAACTTCTTCTCCACTTCCACCACAAACCCAcaatctttcaccgtctcttaCCTCATCAACAATTGCGGTTTCTCCCTAGAAACCGCTTCCAAAGCTTCTCACACTCTCACTCTCTCCAACTCCCAAAAACCCGATTCAATTCTCGCCTTCTTCACTTCCCACGGCTTCTCCGTCTCTCAACTTCGCGATATCATCAGAAGGGAGCCCTGGATACTCTCATGCGACCACACCAAGGTAGTTTTACCAAAGTTTCGATTTTTACTTTCCAAAGGTGCGTCTTCCTCTGACATTGTTCGTATTGTCAATGCAAGCCCTAGACTTCTTAGAAGAAGCTTAGAGAATCATATAATTCCTGCCTATCAATGTGCAAAAGGGTTTCTTCAATCCGACAGAAAAACCATTGCTTGTGTTAAACGTTTTTGTTTTCTTGGTCAAAGTGGTGTGCCCGAAAATGTCAAATTGTTGCTTGATAATGGAGTTTCTCACTCAAACATTGCTAGATTGTTTCATTGGTGGCCTAGTATATTTTGTTCCTTTGATTTGTTGAGCACTGTTGAAGAACTCAAAGAACTCGGTTTCGACGGCTCGACTTCGGCTTTTAGTAAGGCCTTTCTCGCGAAGAGAAGTGTCACTAAAGCAAAGTGGGACGAGAAAGTTGAAACCTTTAAGAAATGGGGTTGGTCTGATGAACAGATTcttcaaacatttaagaagcatCCTTTCTGTATGCTGGTATCGCCTCGGAAAATCAATGCCATCATGGATTTTTGGGTTCATCACTTAGGTTTGGATTCTTTGGACCTTGCCAGAGCTCCTGGGATTCTTCAATGTAGTCTCGAGAAGAGGATTATTCCTAGGGCTTTGGTTGTGCAGTTTCTTATCTCGAAAGGTCTGCGACGAAAGGATGCGGGCTTGTATACACCGTTTGTTCTATCGGAGAAGTTGTTTGTGGAGAAGTATGTGAACGGTTTTGAGGAGCATTCTTCTGATCTGTTGAAGCTTTATGAGGAAAAACTGAATATTGCAGATAGCAGCAACGGGCTTCAGCTGGTGTGAAACATCTTGATCAAGTTTTGGTTTGATTTAACTAATTGGTATTACTCTGTCGAAATATTTGCCCTGCGATGATGCCTCGCAATTTTTTATTAACAATCATGCTAGTTAGTTTTCATCAAATGTTATTCCTTATGAGATTTCCTTTTCCTGCATAATTTTGACATATGTTTTAAGAACACTATATGTAGATTAGGTGACTCTTTCACGTTGCCAATCTAGCTTCAACTAGAAGTTTGTGAAATGTTTTGATGTGAAAAAAACGAGCCTTACGTATGCAAATAACAGGGACGACACTTGTGTGTGATTTTGACCAATTATGTATCAAATTCTGTTGACTAATTTTTCGTATCACGTTTTCTCATTCTCTTTAAGTGCTAGTCCTCCTGTCTACATTAAAACACCTCAAATGGTTATGTGTGGTGAGTCATTAGTTTCGTAAGGATGACTTTTTCTCATTACCGTTGTGTTTAATTTTATAATTCGTCGTGTATATTATGCTTTCTCAGGAAAGATACTGACATGCCCTACTAGGACCATCCCTGTGAACTAAGCCATTGCTGCGTTGTTTCGTACTTGGCCTAGGACATATTGCTCTTCCCTCTTGTTGAACACTGTTGAGGAATCGAAGCCATTGGATTTTGCGTTTCAATTCTTCAACTTCAGCTTTTGGGGTTGCGTTGATTGCCAagaaaagtatgaacaaaactAGGTGGACTGAGAAAGTTGAAACCTTAAAGAAATGAGGTTAGTCTGATGAGCAAATTATTCATGCATTTGAGAAGCTGCCTTATAGTATGCTGTCTGTCATTCACTTATAAAATCAACGCAGTCATGAGTTTGTCGGTTGACCGCTTAGGTTTTGATTCTTCAGTGCTCCAAGTATTGTTCTACCGGGTCGCAAAATGAAGCTTATTCTGAGGGATTGGTTCTGCAGTTTTTGTATTCAAAGGTCTAAGGTAAAAAGATGCCAGCATAAGTACACCGTTTGCTCTTTTGGATTACTTGTTCTGGAAGGTTTGTGAAATCCGTAAAGAAGGATTCATCTCTTTAGTTCAAGTTTCTCATTGAAAAAATGAATCTGGCAAATAGCACGGCAGTGCCTTCATCAAGTGTTATTGTGAGTTGGCTGTCATATCGGCGACACTGATGCTTGTTgttatatttaatttatttattttaagttatTATCGATATTGACGTGTCAGGATCGGTGTCGTGTTTTTAGTGTCTGTTTTTCATAGTATACCATTGAAACATTGTGTTGAGCATTCGATTAAAGCATGAAGAGTACAAAAGACTGGTTTTTCAAAAGCCTAAATGACAGGTCTAAAACTTATGAAAAAGCTGAAACAAATCTAAAATAAAACTACATACAAAATTTTAAACAGAACAAGCAATTGTCACAGTTGTGTTCAGTTAACATCAGAATCGTCATCACAATCCCATAATCAACTTTGCTTGTCAATATAGCAGTTAGTAAATTCTATGGTTTTTCTTCTATTGAAATGGCTATGTGTTGCTCGTGTCTCCTCACTGCAGGACCATTCAAATCAATATCGAATGCAATTTTTTTCTACGCATAAAACAGTGCAAGTAATATTATCTCAGTTAACACCGATGAAGAGGAATACCCTTTAACTTAGGATTTCAATAGAACTGAGTAAAATAAGATAGTAAGAGTTAATACAGAGTATAATAATAGTTATAAGAAAAAATTAAACTATTGTTACTAAGAAACAATAAAATtatataataaaattatttaatatttcTCCTTATACTCTGATGCATTAACATAGAGCATTGCGAGTTTGTCaatttgaaattctggcgtagtcagagttcagatgttctactccaagtcatgacatctgatccaacattgtaactaatacaacaagacagttatacaaattaaaccCTGTTCTAATATGCtcacgttcacagatgtcacgacatctgcttctatatcaccctagaatggaggaacacctagttctgtgcatctggtagaaagactcagcagagatcaaccatagcactaacttctgttattttcctacacagtaatcagcaagatgtctcaatagtgatttgaacatcatctgttacattatttcagtttgctggccttgtacttgtatttcctaaaataaaggttgaacaagttaatctaatttccacttagTAGGGTGCTAAtaaataggctatttgttaggttcatttaATATAgttcagttgttagtttcctggattttagctcagttgttggattcctgaagaatagcctgagaaagttactgaaacagaaaaactaatcaccttacaatttagcacatgctgttaggaatgaatgtcacaacattccgtttgacagtcagaacatatacctcatgctgattcagttatgttcctgaaaacagtctgtgctaaatttgctgtactgtaaaagactaatcagtctctacttcagtatcaacatacatgactaactgtcaaggcatccagtttgacagtttcacaatgatcctttggccaggtctgtgaTCCTCTTGGAGAccagactgaaataaatactgaactgaagcagaaaaaccaacttgcctattattcagtatgggctgttaatgatgaatgtcaaaacattctgattgacattcaaacagaaggctatgtaccaggtctgatattatcttgataagcagactgaaatacaagctaagttaaggtagacaggattataacatgcagaaggaaaacaaacacaggaaattgttaacccagttcggtgcaacatcacctactctgggggcataccaagccaggaagaagatccactatcagcagtattaattcagagttaaactcccccgtttacaactcttcacttaatccctacccaatgcaatctatacctaggaactcctagatagaaacctccagtttccatttcTACCACTACAAAAACAATGTAATGTTTAACAACTTaaacttgcttcacagcttcgttcaagaccataacaactcttgcctacaggctttgagttacaaatactctcagctttgaacactgagaaacacatggtaaccttcccacaggttgggaggtttacctcacacacacccctaatttttcattctaagaggcttacaaaaactaggttacaatatgctatttataacctaatcacccaactggatttgggcctttagaaatcgcaacaaacttcttctttgctgttacaaagtcagcagaaaatttctgctacaaataaggtcttcaatcttttagttcctaaaatctctccatatatatctccatatttagagcctctatattctgattgagtctttaagacctccacaaggaagttaggatattcaccaaatatcctcactaatcccagaatatatactgaattaattaattcagttttctacacatgtacgatgtcacaggcatgatgtcgtgacatcgtacatgacatgttggtccagatgttgaacttcttcaacccaacatattaaaacaacagagatgattacattatttgttttacaaaattaatgtcaatcctaaggtattaacaatctccccctttgacaaattttagctaaaacaaataagcctctgtcattatctccaccaccagaaacaccaaagttggtgtacatgaggaagtagaggtacaagatgctgctgcatcacaacccttcccctcaacaggagggcttcctgaagaatatgtaatgctgagtacataaacaatgtaactcagatcacaagacacaactgtcttcttaactcagatcgCACGACACAAGAGGTATACACAGTTAGTGACTTTAGTGCCTGAagccaacttctgtttgctaccacattttgctcgcttgcttgcttctggtacattctcaggacaatatttctctccccctttttagctaaacatttgtaaatgaacccttcacaaaaccagatccaggcgcagtttgcccaaaccttaacataccccatggtttagagggaatggaatgtttctcttgtgagaagaggagtgttgttacatcctttaaatagtccagtCCGTGattaggaattaacggtaggaataaatgcttggtcaagattcattagtatttgctgagaaacagtcagagaatcaccaacaaaatctcagactatctttgaatatcttttatagctcttgactgtttcttttccaaaacaacagttccagtgcatggagactattccatatatgcagtcagacacgttgcacgcgatgtcttaacattcaacgcGACTTTTGCCAACATTCTTCATGTATTCTTCCTATCaacatttcctaagaccactttcgtacctccagtagaaacctgacatctggcaccactaaagccaaaatcacaaacaccagtagatggttactccccttgtaccacacaactgtaacactcagacttattctaatttatcataattagacacaccacatccatatttcctcatgacTTTAAGATTTAGAAGGAAATAACAgtattgtccaaggcaatgtcatgacatccggtcagacattcttctgctcactcagccttgacatacacCACATCATCCtaataactaacaaggtgccatacccAGTTATCTGAGAGCAtatagaccacaagcttgatgattacttgcaaCGCAACGACAGAACTCCCtctgtcatgaacaaccaactctcctcctgaaacatggagatcacatatgaacatatccaacaccccaaagttggacctttACAAACTTCCTGATTCAAGGAGAACCCAAACtacttgatgaatggaaaacataagatgcatcttcatgtcttcaagagcacaccctctgttcaaccctcttggctgaacacatccacactctgtgtcaatctctcttctaaccagaacagaaaaccactccacaaaatgttctaacataagttaggacatccttcacaacataacaaagaacatcatctgataatcttcagatatcactgagtcaccagcttgatccaaaagaaaccagacacaaattgggacatatacattctcatcccattacacgagataatcttccatagatagctcagagctcctaccacaagctccaagagatgaatagaaaacacctccttttgccttcaacttactacttttctgctcaaaagtaatttgtctcagacttccctcaagaataatcagctgccatatgttgattatcttgcttcttcgaactcacttctgagatagaccaaatgccactggttgattacctccttcatgaatcctcatatgaaaaagtcaaatgtcacttattgacctctccacgtttatcagacttctcccaaagatattctgaccttccaagtgagacttgaacttcaagctacatgttaaacaacacttagattctctaagacatgaacatgtaacatcttctccatccagcaactccaaagaactgcaatgagaacgatctttttgaagtacccaatctacaactctgtagacccttctatcttaagttgatgtgccacttcaccaactaagattctgatgttgaaccaaatgtcacaacattgtgttttaacatctagctgttgaattcagctccttcttctgccacttgaaagaacttcctccctacacaaaacaagagttcaacgctctcatagacttgattgtggaaccaagtttgagtaaacaacctccatcctgtaggtttgcagttaagtcacccaagctcacaccttgatgaatccctgcttcttctccaaagacatcagacactctgatgcatgagtcttcagaaggaccagttagaaactaccccttcagctataccaaggattccacttcctaaggcaaggctgtttccatgatgtcaagaatgctgtcgcttgttcttaactccacagtgtgcattagccaatgcacttccttacctagatcagaaataaactgatccaagtaaccatcatcaagactatgatgtcttcttcttcttgtacacaccaaggctgaacaaGTTTCTTGtcaggaaaccttttcagagatcatatgcttttgctgccaccaaatagatagatcataaaccaatggactatccttcctgtgattctgcacagggtcttgaagaagagatgttccaacatctttaagaacatcagttatcttgagctccaaggataatcaatgaaatacttgtacttggcacaagtagacatggatcttaaatcctttcccaattatcctttcagacacttccaccataagaatactttgaaaatactccAATTGTGTCAACATCATCTGCTTGCGAGCACCTCAACAGTCTTGAGAATCcttccagattagattcacccttaggaatgagagagatgaatccttccttgcatatgtgtcacacaacaaccagaacccatgtgacacaggtcaatagccaaccagaccctaggctgaccaaacgtgaggaggttaatcaaaactccccctcaaattaacaatcatggaaactccacacccatatccatgcattgtacacaaatgtctcaacatgacatacaccatccctaccagtggcaactaactctatgagttatacctatacatactccaatcacaccaatcagactccagctgaccataagtactagtgaaaaaaaacaccagtcaatagtagatatgcattgccagagcatactacctcaaccaacctctgaatcttcatattctcactccttgaaagaattgccacttctgagcgtggtgtttgaataacaagattcatggtcccaatcctcttaaatgaaatagcaatcaggttaccccattattgacttctaacatccaggggacttgtcttccaacacaacatagtacttcagggaacaactatccaaccctgatcaatctacaggaataggacaaacagcaggaaattgcacaatgtcacatctcaaccaaCTCCACTTCTAGGGATCAGACGTCTAGAAGAaaccttcttgagcacacacacagttgaccctacccttgtcaacttagcacacacagatgtctcctcttccaggtcaggagtaggttccaaaccaaagtatccctttgtttgacacctaaaaacatatgctcttcaaccagtagct includes:
- the LOC127073326 gene encoding uncharacterized protein LOC127073326, producing MLKFLTTTALVCNNNNNTMFLLLTTPSAKHYYPSIFNFFSTSTTNPQSFTVSYLINNCGFSLETASKASHTLTLSNSQKPDSILAFFTSHGFSVSQLRDIIRREPWILSCDHTKVVLPKFRFLLSKGASSSDIVRIVNASPRLLRRSLENHIIPAYQCAKGFLQSDRKTIACVKRFCFLGQSGVPENVKLLLDNGVSHSNIARLFHWWPSIFCSFDLLSTVEELKELGFDGSTSAFSKAFLAKRSVTKAKWDEKVETFKKWGWSDEQILQTFKKHPFCMLVSPRKINAIMDFWVHHLGLDSLDLARAPGILQCSLEKRIIPRALVVQFLISKGLRRKDAGLYTPFVLSEKLFVEKYVNGFEEHSSDLLKLYEEKLNIADSSNGLQLV